From Burkholderia savannae, a single genomic window includes:
- a CDS encoding Na+/H+ antiporter — MSPVSAFKLVLLSFLAIVALELLAKRLKLPPAAALLVGGAGIAFLPGLPPVDLDPDLVLIVFLPPLLMDGAYFSVWEEFKRNVGGIMMLAIGAVAFTTFAVGLAVHLVAPGLPWAACFALGAIVSPPDAVAAKAVLERVALPRRLMVLLEGESLLNDAAGLVLFRFALAAALTGAFSAGDALVRFAELGFGGVAVGFVVGWLIVRFLKLIEDDYLVITTAVLAAWISYIAGEMFEVSGVIATVTTGMMLGWHQHEVFSASVRNRGTAFWQVIVFLLEALVFVLIGLSLRGVIERLGGLGEVFATMTPAVVAVLAAVVVSRFVWVFAVELLKAPVARVRGRGPLADWKAAAVMSWAGMRGVVTLAIALSLPDAMPGRDLILVAAFAVILVTVLLQGTTIGPLIQLLRLRDPGPAPHHLTEPQTWARVEAAQLTAIQPLVRDAGGNLIHPRLLEQYTYRANVTARHQNEPAFPEHERNAHYDVVLAAIAAGRAELLRLHRGGQIHDEMLYLLERDLDLQEIAAQHAKG, encoded by the coding sequence ATGTCTCCGGTCTCGGCATTCAAGCTCGTCCTGCTGTCGTTTCTCGCGATCGTCGCGCTCGAGCTGCTCGCGAAGCGGCTCAAGCTGCCGCCCGCCGCCGCGCTGCTCGTCGGCGGCGCGGGCATCGCGTTCCTGCCCGGCTTGCCGCCCGTCGATCTCGATCCCGATCTCGTGCTGATCGTGTTCTTGCCGCCGCTGCTGATGGACGGCGCGTACTTCTCGGTATGGGAGGAGTTCAAGCGCAACGTCGGCGGCATCATGATGCTCGCGATCGGCGCGGTCGCGTTCACCACGTTCGCGGTCGGCTTGGCCGTGCATCTCGTCGCGCCGGGCCTGCCATGGGCCGCGTGCTTCGCGCTCGGCGCGATCGTGTCGCCGCCCGACGCGGTCGCCGCGAAGGCCGTGCTCGAGCGCGTCGCGCTGCCGCGCCGGCTGATGGTGCTGCTCGAAGGCGAGAGCCTGCTGAACGACGCGGCGGGGCTCGTGCTGTTTCGCTTCGCGCTCGCCGCCGCGCTGACGGGCGCGTTCAGCGCGGGCGACGCGCTCGTGCGCTTCGCGGAGCTCGGCTTCGGCGGCGTCGCGGTGGGCTTCGTCGTCGGCTGGCTGATCGTGCGCTTCCTGAAACTCATCGAGGACGACTATCTCGTGATCACGACGGCCGTTCTCGCCGCATGGATCAGCTACATCGCGGGCGAGATGTTCGAGGTGTCCGGCGTGATCGCGACCGTGACGACCGGGATGATGCTCGGCTGGCATCAGCACGAGGTGTTCTCCGCGTCGGTGCGCAATCGCGGCACCGCGTTCTGGCAGGTGATCGTGTTCCTGCTCGAGGCGCTCGTGTTCGTGTTGATCGGCCTGTCGCTGCGCGGCGTGATCGAGCGGCTCGGCGGGCTCGGCGAGGTGTTCGCGACGATGACGCCCGCGGTGGTCGCGGTGCTGGCCGCCGTCGTCGTGTCGCGCTTCGTCTGGGTGTTCGCGGTCGAGCTGCTGAAGGCGCCCGTCGCGCGCGTGCGCGGGCGTGGACCGCTCGCCGACTGGAAGGCGGCGGCCGTGATGAGCTGGGCGGGAATGCGCGGCGTCGTGACGCTCGCGATCGCGCTGTCGCTGCCGGACGCGATGCCGGGCCGCGATTTGATCCTCGTCGCCGCATTCGCGGTGATCCTCGTCACCGTGCTGCTGCAGGGCACGACGATCGGGCCGCTGATTCAACTGCTGAGGCTGCGCGATCCGGGGCCCGCGCCGCATCATCTGACGGAACCGCAGACGTGGGCGCGCGTCGAGGCCGCGCAGCTCACGGCGATCCAGCCGCTCGTGCGCGACGCCGGCGGCAACCTCATTCATCCGCGGCTGCTCGAGCAATATACGTACCGCGCGAACGTGACCGCGCGCCATCAGAACGAGCCGGCGTTTCCGGAGCACGAGCGCAACGCGCACTACGACGTCGTGCTCGCGGCGATCGCGGCCGGCCGTGCGGAGCTGCTGCGGCTGCATCGCGGCGGCCAGATCCACGACGAGATGCTGTACCTGCTCGAACGCGATCTCGACTTGCAGGAGATCGCGGCGCAGCACGCGAAGGGATAG
- a CDS encoding acetolactate synthase large subunit, translated as MKASDLFVKALEAEGVQYVFGIPGEENLDLLESLRRSRIKLVLTRHEQAAGFMAATYGRLTGKTGVCLATLGPGATNFVTAAAYAQLGGMPMLMITGQKPIKSSKQGHFQIVDVVGMMQPLTKLTRQIVSIGNIPSAVREAFRRAEEERPGATHLELPEDIAHEEGDGKPIPASYSRRPIAEEKAVAHAAEAIQAARHPLLMIGAGGNRKTTRKMLKEFVDTTGIPFFTTQMGKGVIDETHPLWLGNATLSDGDFVHRAIEHADCIINVGHDVIEKPPFFMRADDKTVIHVNFLGAQVDPVYFPQIEVVGDIANAVWQMKETLARQPHWDFSRFMLIKEHFEAHLKKGQDDPRFPMYPVRIVNDLYRSMPEDGIVCLDNGMYKIWFARYWRAHEPNSLLLDNALASMGAGLPSAIATKIVHPQRKVMAVCGDGGFMMNSQELETAVRLKLDLVVMILRDDAFGMIRWKQENMNFPDYAMTLANPDFVAYAQSYGAHGHRIASADELEPLVRECFASPGVHLIDVPIDYSDNERVLNREIKRLSAQL; from the coding sequence ATGAAAGCATCCGATCTGTTCGTGAAGGCGCTGGAGGCGGAAGGCGTCCAGTATGTGTTCGGCATTCCCGGCGAGGAAAACCTCGATCTCCTCGAGTCCCTGCGGCGCTCCCGCATCAAGCTCGTACTGACCCGCCACGAGCAGGCGGCGGGCTTCATGGCGGCCACCTACGGGCGGCTGACCGGCAAGACGGGCGTGTGCCTCGCGACGCTCGGCCCCGGCGCGACGAATTTCGTGACGGCGGCCGCGTATGCGCAGCTGGGCGGCATGCCGATGCTGATGATCACCGGGCAAAAGCCGATCAAGTCGAGCAAGCAGGGCCATTTCCAGATCGTCGACGTGGTCGGGATGATGCAGCCGCTCACGAAGCTCACGCGGCAGATCGTGTCGATCGGCAACATTCCGTCGGCGGTGCGCGAGGCGTTCCGGCGCGCGGAGGAAGAGCGCCCCGGCGCCACGCACCTCGAATTGCCCGAGGACATCGCGCACGAGGAGGGCGACGGCAAGCCGATTCCCGCGAGCTACAGCCGCCGGCCGATCGCCGAGGAGAAGGCGGTCGCGCACGCGGCCGAAGCGATCCAGGCGGCGCGCCATCCGCTCTTGATGATCGGCGCGGGCGGCAATCGCAAGACGACCCGCAAGATGCTCAAGGAATTCGTCGACACGACGGGCATACCGTTCTTCACGACGCAGATGGGCAAGGGCGTGATCGACGAAACGCATCCGCTGTGGCTCGGCAACGCGACGCTGTCGGACGGCGATTTCGTGCACCGCGCGATCGAGCACGCGGACTGCATCATCAACGTCGGCCACGACGTGATCGAGAAGCCGCCGTTCTTCATGCGCGCCGACGACAAGACCGTGATCCACGTGAACTTCCTCGGCGCGCAGGTCGATCCCGTGTACTTCCCGCAGATCGAGGTCGTCGGGGACATCGCGAACGCGGTGTGGCAGATGAAGGAGACGCTCGCGCGCCAACCGCACTGGGATTTCTCGCGCTTCATGCTGATCAAGGAGCACTTCGAGGCGCACCTGAAGAAAGGGCAGGACGATCCGCGCTTTCCGATGTATCCGGTGCGGATCGTCAACGATCTGTACCGGTCGATGCCGGAGGACGGCATCGTCTGCCTCGACAACGGCATGTACAAGATCTGGTTCGCGCGCTACTGGCGCGCGCACGAGCCGAATTCGCTGCTGCTCGACAACGCGCTTGCGTCGATGGGCGCGGGCCTGCCGTCGGCGATCGCGACGAAGATCGTGCATCCGCAACGCAAGGTGATGGCCGTGTGCGGCGACGGCGGCTTCATGATGAATTCTCAGGAGCTCGAAACGGCGGTGCGGCTCAAGCTCGACCTCGTCGTGATGATCCTGCGCGACGACGCGTTCGGAATGATCCGCTGGAAGCAGGAGAACATGAACTTCCCCGATTACGCGATGACGCTCGCGAACCCGGATTTCGTCGCGTACGCGCAGAGCTACGGCGCGCATGGGCACCGGATCGCGTCGGCCGACGAACTCGAGCCTCTCGTGCGCGAATGCTTTGCGTCGCCGGGCGTGCATCTGATCGACGTGCCGATCGACTACTCGGACAACGAGCGCGTGCTCAATCGCGAAATCAAGCGCCTGTCGGCGCAGTTGTGA
- a CDS encoding aldehyde dehydrogenase family protein yields MLKETYPYYLANEAVYANTDLDVTDKYSGEVATRVALADAKAIDAAIGAAVAAQKPLRELPAFRRQAILEHCVARFRERFDELAEALCIEAGKPINDSKGEVTRLIDTFRVAAEESVRIEGGLINLEISPRAQGYSGYYKRVPIGPCSFISPFNFPLNLAAHKVAPALAAGCPFVLKPASRTPIGALIIGEVLAQTDLPKGAFSILPAHRDGADLFTTDERFKLLSFTGSPAVGWELKKKAGKKKVVLELGGNAAAIVDADQRERLDYVVERLAFGAYYQSGQSCIGVQRIIAHADVYDALREKLIAKTRSLKMGDPKDPATFVGPMISESEARRLAGWMEAAVAAGARIVAGGGVDGAMFEATLLENVGRDQDLYRKEAFGPVALLETFSDFDDALARVNDSDFGLQAGVFTDSLAHAQRAWDELEVGGVVINDVPSFRVDNMPYGGVKDSGLGREGIRYAIEDMTELRLMVVRKR; encoded by the coding sequence ATGCTGAAGGAAACCTATCCGTATTACCTCGCGAACGAGGCGGTGTACGCGAACACCGATCTCGACGTCACCGACAAGTACAGCGGCGAGGTCGCGACGCGCGTCGCGCTCGCCGACGCGAAGGCGATCGACGCCGCGATCGGCGCGGCCGTCGCCGCGCAAAAGCCGCTGCGCGAGCTGCCGGCGTTCAGGCGGCAGGCGATCCTCGAGCACTGCGTCGCGCGGTTTCGCGAGCGCTTCGACGAGCTGGCCGAAGCGCTGTGCATCGAGGCGGGCAAGCCGATCAACGATTCGAAGGGTGAAGTGACGCGCCTCATCGACACGTTCCGCGTCGCGGCGGAGGAATCGGTGCGCATCGAGGGCGGCCTCATCAACCTCGAAATCTCGCCGCGCGCGCAGGGCTACAGCGGCTATTACAAGCGCGTGCCGATCGGGCCGTGCTCGTTCATCTCGCCGTTCAACTTTCCGCTGAACCTCGCCGCGCACAAGGTCGCGCCCGCGCTCGCCGCGGGCTGCCCGTTCGTGCTGAAACCCGCGAGCCGCACGCCGATCGGCGCGCTGATCATCGGCGAAGTGCTCGCGCAAACCGATTTGCCGAAGGGCGCGTTCTCGATCCTGCCCGCGCATCGCGACGGCGCCGATCTCTTCACGACCGACGAGCGCTTCAAGCTGCTGTCGTTCACGGGCTCGCCCGCGGTCGGCTGGGAGCTGAAGAAGAAGGCGGGCAAGAAGAAGGTCGTGCTCGAACTCGGCGGCAACGCGGCCGCGATCGTCGACGCCGATCAGCGCGAGCGGCTCGACTACGTCGTCGAGCGGCTCGCGTTCGGCGCGTACTACCAGTCAGGGCAGAGTTGCATCGGCGTGCAGCGGATCATCGCGCATGCGGATGTCTACGACGCGCTGCGCGAGAAGCTGATCGCGAAGACGCGCTCGCTGAAGATGGGCGATCCGAAGGACCCGGCGACGTTCGTCGGCCCGATGATCTCCGAATCCGAGGCGCGGCGGCTGGCCGGCTGGATGGAAGCGGCCGTCGCGGCGGGCGCGAGGATTGTCGCGGGCGGCGGCGTCGACGGCGCGATGTTCGAGGCGACGCTGCTCGAGAACGTCGGCCGCGATCAGGATCTGTATCGCAAGGAGGCGTTCGGCCCCGTCGCGCTGCTCGAGACGTTCTCCGATTTCGACGACGCGCTCGCGCGCGTGAACGACAGCGATTTCGGCCTGCAGGCGGGCGTGTTCACCGATTCGCTCGCGCACGCGCAGCGCGCGTGGGACGAGCTCGAAGTGGGCGGCGTCGTGATCAACGATGTGCCGTCGTTCCGCGTCGACAACATGCCGTACGGCGGCGTGAAGGATTCGGGGCTCGGCCGCGAAGGGATTCGCTACGCGATCGAGGACATGACCGAGCTGCGGCTCATGGTGGTGCGCAAGCGTTGA
- a CDS encoding MaoC family dehydratase has translation MHPSSVLSARHSAVYQSSSRRRKMKGAQTFSSTQVIACSPNLRGLPEIGLRRPLDGRLTRARDTRRRSALGSRLSALGSTPHTCTKPPGSAGRAVRLTVRSVNDSISNRCGGAHRRQCRRERERFARRPPGFSRRRRSRPLPPYLDIRQLPFNTRPPLSYPIILRILMNTSYNVGETISKMVTFDIESVRRFAALAGDMNPLHHDEALAGSTRFGGLIVSGTHYSALMMGMVATFLSERRPALGLEFEFQFRKAVAAGDTATMERRIVAIEPNPKLKGDVVRLEGTLRNAAGDVCVLAKSTSLSLPGHAIAAA, from the coding sequence TTGCATCCGAGCAGTGTGTTATCTGCTCGCCACAGTGCGGTTTATCAATCGAGCTCGCGACGCCGGAAGATGAAGGGAGCGCAAACGTTTTCTTCGACGCAAGTCATCGCATGTTCGCCGAACCTGCGCGGCCTGCCGGAAATCGGCCTGCGGCGCCCGCTCGACGGGCGTTTGACGCGCGCGCGCGACACGCGCCGGCGCTCGGCTCTCGGCTCTCGGCTCTCGGCTCTCGGCTCGACGCCTCACACATGCACGAAGCCGCCCGGTTCGGCCGGACGCGCCGTCAGATTGACCGTCCGGTCGGTGAACGATAGCATCTCCAATCGATGCGGCGGCGCGCATCGCCGTCAATGCCGGCGTGAGCGGGAACGCTTCGCGCGCCGCCCCCCCGGTTTTTCGAGACGGCGACGATCGCGACCATTGCCGCCTTATCTCGATATTCGGCAATTGCCGTTTAATACGCGGCCGCCACTTTCTTATCCAATTATTCTGCGCATCCTCATGAATACGAGTTACAACGTCGGCGAAACTATCTCGAAAATGGTCACGTTCGACATTGAATCCGTTCGCCGATTTGCCGCGCTCGCCGGCGACATGAATCCGCTGCATCACGACGAGGCGCTCGCCGGATCGACGCGATTCGGCGGACTGATCGTCAGCGGCACGCACTATTCGGCGCTGATGATGGGGATGGTCGCGACGTTCCTCAGCGAGCGGCGGCCGGCGCTCGGGCTCGAATTCGAATTTCAGTTCCGCAAGGCGGTCGCGGCGGGCGATACGGCGACGATGGAACGGCGGATCGTCGCGATCGAGCCGAACCCGAAGCTCAAAGGCGACGTCGTGCGCCTCGAAGGCACGCTGCGCAACGCGGCGGGCGACGTCTGCGTGCTCGCGAAGTCGACGAGCCTCAGCCTGCCGGGCCACGCGATCGCGGCGGCGTAG
- a CDS encoding hybrid sensor histidine kinase/response regulator has product MMNKTSRDNASDSLESGISVLLVDDQAFVGEVIRRSLVPERDIVLHTCTDAQRALAMAREVKPTVILQDLVMPDIDGLDLVRAWRADAQTARVPIIVLSAKEEPVVKRAAFVAGANDYLVKLPDTIELIARIRYHSNSYLMLRQRDEVLDFLSHDMRTPQTSILALLDVYRNEHGAMPPILERIETHARRALALADGFIHLTRAQSEKRPSETVSLNEVVLDAVDQMWEKAGSVGSRVSADVPPTECLCIGDRMMLTRAVANLVDNALKYGPAGSEVRCTLVEDGDGWLIGVEDEGAGIAPEQRAAATESFVRLVPAGGAQRGGFGLGLAFVRATAAKHRGLILMRYTPRGFLAGLRIPKDASAA; this is encoded by the coding sequence ATGATGAACAAAACGAGTAGGGATAATGCTTCGGATTCGCTTGAATCGGGGATCTCGGTGCTGCTGGTCGACGACCAGGCGTTCGTCGGCGAAGTGATTCGCCGCTCGCTCGTCCCGGAGCGCGACATCGTGCTGCACACGTGCACCGACGCGCAGCGCGCGCTCGCGATGGCGAGGGAAGTGAAGCCGACCGTGATCCTGCAGGACCTCGTGATGCCCGACATCGACGGCCTTGATCTCGTGCGCGCATGGCGCGCCGACGCGCAGACGGCGCGCGTGCCGATCATCGTGCTCTCGGCGAAGGAAGAGCCTGTCGTCAAGCGCGCGGCGTTCGTCGCCGGCGCGAACGACTATCTCGTCAAGTTGCCCGACACGATCGAGCTGATCGCGCGCATCCGCTACCACTCGAATTCCTACCTGATGCTGCGGCAGCGCGACGAGGTGCTCGATTTCCTGTCGCACGACATGCGCACGCCGCAGACGTCGATCCTCGCGCTGCTCGACGTCTATCGCAACGAGCACGGCGCGATGCCGCCGATTCTCGAGCGGATCGAGACGCACGCGCGCCGCGCGCTCGCGCTCGCCGACGGCTTCATTCATCTGACGCGCGCGCAATCGGAGAAGCGGCCGAGCGAGACGGTGAGCCTGAACGAGGTCGTGCTCGATGCCGTCGACCAGATGTGGGAGAAAGCGGGCAGCGTCGGCAGCCGCGTGAGCGCCGACGTGCCGCCGACGGAGTGCCTGTGCATCGGCGACCGGATGATGCTCACGCGCGCGGTCGCCAATCTCGTCGACAACGCGCTGAAGTATGGGCCGGCGGGCTCGGAGGTGCGCTGCACGCTCGTCGAGGACGGCGACGGCTGGCTGATCGGCGTCGAGGACGAAGGCGCCGGCATCGCGCCCGAGCAGCGCGCGGCCGCGACCGAATCGTTCGTGCGGCTCGTGCCGGCGGGCGGCGCGCAGCGCGGCGGCTTCGGGCTCGGGCTCGCGTTCGTGCGCGCGACGGCCGCGAAGCATCGCGGTCTGATCCTGATGCGCTACACGCCGCGCGGCTTCCTCGCGGGACTTCGGATTCCGAAGGATGCGAGCGCCGCGTGA
- a CDS encoding methyl-accepting chemotaxis protein codes for MPTVTPRASHEILRKPAAGSRLTLGNRILFSFGALFVLMLFMAALSYQRLRAINDEAISIERDSLPGVYLAASLRAATNESYIALQRAVFVDADADAVRRDLAKVPSLLEETDKLMSAYQASIFRNDDQERFNAFRASYERYVPLLNDTVQKAHGAKPDSLAAYAKMTPAWEEVIRTANVLVQENRRFAEQSATLIRESVHGTEITLAVALGVVLVAALVFGYFLYRAVTVPMARLVDVHDVMRTGDLTQRLNLGRSDEFGTLESGFNRMADELTALVAQAQQSSLQVTTSVAEIAATSREQQATANETAATTTEIGATSREIFATSRDLLRTMNEVSAVAEQSATLAGVGQSGLTRMGETMRSVMDAAGSVNAKLAILNEKAININQVVATITKVADQTNLLSLNAAIEAEKAGEYGRGFAVVATEIRRLADQTAVATYDIEQTVKEIQSAVSAGVMGMDKFSEEVRRGMRDVQQVGGQLSQIIAEVQTLAPRFQMVNEGMQTQASGAEQITQALSQLSEAAQQTAESLRQSSQAIDDLTLVANQLRTGVSRFKVDA; via the coding sequence ATGCCCACAGTGACGCCTCGCGCCAGCCACGAGATTCTTCGCAAACCCGCCGCCGGCAGCCGGCTCACGCTGGGCAACCGGATACTGTTCAGCTTCGGCGCGCTGTTCGTGCTGATGCTGTTCATGGCGGCGCTGTCCTATCAGCGCCTGCGCGCGATCAACGACGAAGCGATCAGCATCGAGCGCGATTCCCTTCCGGGCGTCTATCTCGCCGCTTCGTTGCGCGCGGCGACGAACGAATCGTACATCGCGCTGCAGCGCGCGGTGTTCGTCGACGCCGACGCCGACGCCGTCCGGCGCGATCTCGCGAAGGTGCCCAGCCTGCTCGAGGAAACCGACAAGCTGATGTCCGCGTATCAGGCGTCGATCTTCCGCAACGACGATCAGGAGCGCTTCAACGCGTTTCGCGCGTCCTACGAGCGCTACGTGCCGCTCCTGAACGACACCGTGCAGAAGGCGCACGGCGCGAAGCCCGATTCGCTCGCCGCGTACGCGAAGATGACGCCCGCGTGGGAAGAGGTGATTCGCACCGCCAACGTTCTCGTGCAGGAGAACCGGCGCTTCGCCGAGCAGTCGGCGACGCTGATCCGCGAATCGGTGCACGGCACCGAGATCACGCTCGCGGTCGCGCTCGGCGTCGTGCTCGTCGCCGCGCTCGTGTTCGGCTATTTTCTCTATCGCGCGGTGACGGTGCCGATGGCGCGGCTCGTCGACGTGCACGACGTGATGCGCACGGGCGATCTGACGCAGCGCCTGAACCTCGGCCGCAGCGACGAATTCGGCACGCTCGAGAGCGGCTTCAACCGCATGGCCGACGAGCTGACCGCGCTCGTCGCGCAGGCGCAGCAGTCGTCGCTGCAGGTGACGACGTCGGTCGCCGAGATCGCGGCGACGTCGCGCGAGCAGCAGGCGACGGCGAACGAAACGGCGGCGACGACGACCGAGATCGGCGCGACCTCGCGCGAGATCTTCGCGACGTCGCGCGATCTGCTGCGCACGATGAACGAGGTGTCGGCGGTCGCCGAGCAGTCGGCGACGCTCGCGGGCGTCGGCCAGAGCGGCCTCACTCGGATGGGCGAGACGATGCGCAGCGTGATGGATGCGGCGGGCTCGGTGAACGCGAAGCTCGCGATCCTCAACGAGAAGGCGATCAACATCAACCAGGTCGTCGCGACGATCACGAAGGTCGCCGACCAGACCAACCTGCTGTCGCTGAACGCCGCGATCGAAGCGGAGAAGGCGGGCGAGTACGGCCGCGGCTTCGCGGTCGTCGCGACCGAGATCCGCCGCCTCGCGGATCAGACGGCGGTCGCGACGTACGACATCGAGCAGACGGTGAAGGAGATCCAGTCGGCGGTGTCGGCGGGCGTGATGGGGATGGACAAGTTTTCCGAGGAAGTGCGGCGCGGAATGCGCGACGTGCAGCAGGTGGGCGGCCAGCTGTCGCAGATCATCGCCGAAGTGCAGACGCTCGCGCCGCGCTTCCAGATGGTCAACGAAGGGATGCAGACGCAGGCGAGCGGCGCCGAGCAGATCACGCAGGCGCTGTCGCAACTGTCGGAGGCCGCGCAGCAGACGGCGGAATCGCTGCGGCAATCGTCGCAGGCGATCGACGATCTGACGCTCGTCGCGAACCAGTTGCGCACGGGCGTGTCGCGCTTCAAGGTCGACGCGTGA
- a CDS encoding chemotaxis protein CheW yields the protein MLFLLFHLDGERYALDAAEIAEVLPLAATKTIPGAPAWAAGILMHRGEPVPVIDVPRLALGRAAQPLRSTRLVLVRYRLPAAEPAVAPPRVRLLGLIVERATQTARIARDAFRDSGIATPHARWLGPIASDADGVVQWVAVQHIVSGDARALLFDYAAALDPAGASAPLAGAPTGGGR from the coding sequence ATGCTGTTCCTGCTGTTTCACCTAGACGGCGAGCGCTACGCGCTCGATGCGGCGGAGATCGCCGAAGTGCTGCCGCTCGCCGCGACCAAGACGATTCCCGGCGCGCCCGCGTGGGCGGCCGGCATCCTCATGCATCGCGGCGAGCCGGTGCCGGTGATCGACGTGCCGCGGCTCGCGCTCGGCCGCGCCGCGCAGCCGTTGCGCTCGACGCGGCTCGTGCTCGTGCGCTACCGGCTGCCTGCCGCCGAGCCGGCGGTCGCGCCGCCGCGCGTGCGTCTGCTCGGGCTCATCGTCGAGCGCGCGACGCAGACCGCGCGAATCGCGCGCGACGCGTTCCGCGACAGCGGAATCGCGACGCCGCACGCGCGCTGGCTCGGGCCGATCGCGAGCGACGCGGACGGCGTCGTCCAGTGGGTCGCGGTCCAGCACATCGTTAGCGGCGATGCGCGCGCATTGCTGTTCGACTACGCGGCGGCGCTCGATCCGGCCGGCGCGAGCGCGCCGCTCGCGGGCGCACCGACGGGAGGCGGCCGATGA